From Grus americana isolate bGruAme1 chromosome 11, bGruAme1.mat, whole genome shotgun sequence, a single genomic window includes:
- the GNL3 gene encoding guanine nucleotide-binding protein-like 3: MKRPKLRKASKRLTCHKRYKIQKKIREHHRKVRKEAKKRGRRKPKKDPGVPSAAPFKEELLREAEQRKQRLEELKQKQKLNRQKEHEKKRKLEAKKNAAKIKEKAEGQESAGKSKAKTNKLLHKNSKKSFCRELKKVIEASDVVLEVLDARDPMGCRCPQLEQAVTCSGGDKKLLLVLNKIDLVPKDNLEKWLNYLKKEFPTVAFKSATLMKDRTMQEQFTKRRARVDLSRTTECFGSKCLLKLLQEHGKTQNKAIQVGVVGFPNVGKSSIINSLKGVRACNVGLARGITKSMQIVHIDKQTKMLDSPSIIADPSNNVLALALRSIIDTEESGSADVLEGVDAILNHCSKQQVMMHYSIPDFRNTEEFLSLLAQKRGMLKKGGVPDIENIAKLLLCDWTGAKISYHSQPPGSQRPPPYLTEDKIAEMQQCFNLKNLEEENNNTLQALKYPSPASSIIFQSAGMANGTIEENKVIEEASEWENLEASKEEEEEEEEDDFTESDDDDEDDVEEEMDVKEESKVQVTRKAKLGKQQTSATNSEKQVPENEHSNALSFSLDKTADEDDAYDFNTDYV, encoded by the exons ATGAAGCGGCCCA AGCTGAGGAAAGCCAGCAAGAGGCTGACCTGCCACAAGCGCTACAAGATCCAGAAGAAG ATCAGGGAACACCACCGAAAAGTCAGGAAGGAGGCCAAAAAACGTGGACGCAGAAAGCCCAAGAAAGATCCCGGtgttcccagtgctgccccatTTAAGGAAGAGCTTCTACGGGAAGCAgagcaaagaaagcagagg CTTGAAGaactaaaacaaaagcagaagctcaacagacagaaagaacatgaaaagaagaggaagctTGAAGCTAAAAAGAATGCAGCCAAAatcaaggaaaaagcagagggaCAG gAGTCTGCTGGCAAATCTAAAGCAAAGACTAACAAATTGCTGcataaaaattcaaagaaatcaTTCTGCAGGGAGCTCAAGAAG GTGATAGAGGCCTCAGATGTGGTTCTAGAGGTTTTAGATGCAAGAGATCCAATGGGCTGCCGGTGTCCTCAACTGGAGCAAGCTGTAACTTGCTCTGGAGGAGACAAAAAGCTACTGTTGGTTCTGAACAAAATTG atttagtGCCAAAGGATAACTTAGAGAAATGGTTGAATTATTTGAAGAAGGAGTTTCCAACAGTTGCTTTTAAATCAGCAACACTGATGAAGGACAGGACTATG CAGGAACAGTTCACCAAAAGACGTGCACGTGTTGATTTATCAAGAACCACTGAATGTTTTGGAAGCAAATGCCTTTTGAAACTTCTTCAAGAGCACGGCAAGACTCAAAACAAAGCCATTCAGGTTGGGGTAGTAG GTTTCCCTAATGTGGGAAAGAGCAGCATAATCAACAGTCTTAAAGGAGTTCGTGCTTGCAATGTGGGCCTAGCAAGAGGCATTACCAA GTCCATGCAAATTGTGCACATTGATAAACAGACAAAGATGTTAGACAGTCCAAGTATAATTGCAGATCCTTCTAACAATGTCCTGGCTCTGGCCTTGAGAAGTATCATAGACACTGAAGAATCAGGTTCAGCAGATGTGCTTGAAGGAGTAGATGCCATTCTAAATCACTGCAGTAAACAGCAG GTAATGATGCACTACAGCATCCCAGATTTCAGGAACACTGAAGAGTTTTTGAGTTTACTTGCTCAGAAAAGGGGTATGCTGAAAAAGGGAGGTGTTCCTGACATAGAGAATATAGCTAAATTACTACTTTGTGACTGGACAGG agcTAAAATAAGCTACCACTCACAACCTCCAGGATCTCAGAGACCGCCACCATATCTCACAGAAGACAAAATagctgaaatgcagcagtgctttaatttaaagaacctagaagaagaaaacaacaacactCTTCAAG CTTTAAAATACCCCAGTCCAGCAAGCAGCATCATTTTCCAGTCAGCTGGTATGGCAAATGGGAcaatagaggaaaataaagtgatAGAGGAAGCATCAGAGTGGGAAAACTTGGAAGcaagcaaggaggaggaggaggaagaggaggaggatgatttCACAGAAAGTGACGATGATGATGAAGACGATGTAGAAGAAGAAATGGATGTCAAAGAG GAAAGCAAAGTTCAGGTCACCAGGAAAGCAAAGCttggaaaacaacaaacaagtgctacaaattcagaaaagcagGTACCAG aaaatgaaCATTCCAATGCACTATCATTCAGCTTGGATAAGACAGCAGATGAAGATGATGCCTATGATTTTAATACAGACTATGTGTAA
- the SPCS1 gene encoding signal peptidase complex subunit 1, whose product MLNIFRSIPTQMDYKGQKLAEQIFQGIILVSAIIGFIYGYITEQFGWTVYIVMAGFALSCLLTLPPWPMYRRNPLRWLPVQELGTEEKKPADRKPKRHAKS is encoded by the exons ATGCTGAACATCTTCCGCTCCATCCCCACGCAGATG GACTACAAGGGCCAAAAATTagcagaacagatttttcaagGAATCATTCTTGTCTCTGCA ataaTTGGTTTCATCTACGGCTACATCACTGAACAGTTTGGATGGACTGTTTACATAGTTATGGCTGGATTTGCTTTATCATGTTTg CTAACGCTCCCTCCGTGGCCTATGTACCGCCGCAATCCTCTGAGGTGGTTGCCTGTCCAAGAGTtgggaacagaagaaaagaagccagCAGACAGAAAGCCAAAGAGACATGCTAAAAGCTAA
- the GLT8D1 gene encoding glycosyltransferase 8 domain-containing protein 1, protein MTLRKVNISILIVAVVIFLLVLHHNFLGLSDFLKRELSDSNPLGLQPIDFIPAVPQRLADERNDKEISVVIAASDERLGGAIAAMNSIYRHTRSNVVFHIVTLNDTVDHLRLWLSNTALKNLRYRILDFDPRVLEGKVQVDPQKADTLKPLTFARFYLPNLVPHAEKAIYVDDDIIVQDDILELYNTPLKPGHAAAFSDDCDSTTNKVAVRGAGNQYNYIGFLDYKKETIRKLAMKASTCSFNPGVFVANLTEWKLQNITKQLEKWMALNVAEELYSRTLAGSITTPPLLIVFYKQHSSIDPMWNVRHLGSSAGKRYSPQFVKAAKLLHWNGHFKPWGRTASYAEVWEKWYVPDPTGKFSLIRRHSEAYEAK, encoded by the exons atgacacTAAGGAAAg TGAACATCTCCATCCTTATAGTGGCTGTTGTCATATTTTTGCTAGTTCTTCATCATAACTTCCTAGGCCTCAGTGACTTCTTGAAACGGGAATTGTCAG ATTCAAATCCATTAGGACTTCAGCCTATAGATTTCATACCTGCGGTTCCCCAGAGGCTGGCAGATGAAAGGAATGATAAGGAGATTTCTGTGGTCATTGCAGCATCAGATGAGAGGCTTGGGGGTGCAATTGCAGCCATGAACAGTATTTACCGTCACACCAGATCCAACGTGGTTTTCCATATTGTTACTTTGAATGATACTGTGGATCACTTGAG GCTGTGGCTAAGTAACACTGCTCTGAAAAATTTGAGATACCGAATTTTGGATTTTGACCCTCGTGTCTTAGAAGGGAAAGTACAAGTGGATCCTCAAAAGGCAGACACCTTAAAACCA tTAACCTTTGCAAGATTCTACTTGCCCAATTTGGTACCTCATGCAGAGAAGGCCATCTATGTGGATGATGACATAATAGTGCAAG ATGATATTCTTGAACTTTACAACACTCCATTGAAACCTGGACatgcagctgcattttcagATGATTGTGACTCGACCACTAATAAAGTTGCTGTCCGTGGAGCAGGCAATCAG tataaTTACATTGGGTTTCTAGattacaaaaaagaaaccatcCGAAAGCTTGCCATGAAAGCCAGCACCTGCTCTTTCAATCCAGGCGTTTTTGTTGCCAATTTGACAGAATGGAAATTACAGAACATCACAAAGCAATTGGAGAAGTGGATGGCACTTAATGTAGC AGAAGAACTTTACAGTAGGACTTTGGCTGGCAGCATTACGACACCTCCACTGCTAATTGTATTTTACAAGCAACATTCCAGTATTGATCCCATGTGGAATGTCCGGCATCTTG GGTCCAGTGCTGGAAAAAGGTACTCTCCTCAGTTTGTGAAAGCTGCCAAGCTGCTCCATTGGAATGGACATTTCAAACCATGGGGAAGAACAGCTTCATATGCTGAGGTCTGGGAGAAGTGGTATGTCCCTGACCCTACAGGCAAGTTCAGCCTGATCCGCAGACATTCAGAAGCCTATGAAGCAAAGTAG